The following proteins are co-located in the Mauremys mutica isolate MM-2020 ecotype Southern unplaced genomic scaffold, ASM2049712v1 Super-Scaffold_100089, whole genome shotgun sequence genome:
- the LOC123358543 gene encoding DNA-directed RNA polymerases I, II, and III subunit RPABC2-like, producing MGHQTACSEKGNSHRGVCGWDRVARVSRRASSMSDNEDNFDGDDFDDVEEDEGLDDLENAEEECQENVEILPSGERQQANQKRITTPYMTKYERARVLGTRALQRAMCAPVMVELEGETDPLLIAMNELKAQKIPIIIRRYLPDGSYEDWGVDELIITD from the exons atggggcaccag acagcctGCTCAGAGAAAGGAAACTCCCACAGAGGGGTCTGTGGTTGGGATCGCGTCGCGAGAGTCTCGCGCCGGGCCAGCAGCATGTCCGACAACGAGGACAACTTCGATGGTGACGACTTTGACGATGTGGAGGAAGATGAAGGGCTAGATGATTTGGAGAATGCAGAGGAGGAGTGTCAAGAGAATGTAGAAATCCTTCCATCTGGAGAGAGACAGCAGGCAAATCAGAAGCGGATCACAACTCCATACATGACCAAATATGAGCGAGCCAGAGTCCTGGGCACTCGTGCACTCCAGAGAGCGATGTGTGCTCCAGTCATGGTAGAGTTGGAAGGAGAGACAGATCCTCTGCTGATTGCAATGAACGAACTCAAAGCTCAGAAGATTCCCATAATCATCCGCAGGTACCTGCCAGATGGAAGCTATGAAGACTGGGGTGTGGATGAGCTAATCATCACAGACTGA